One Baekduia alba genomic window, ACGACCGCGCCGCCGGACTTCTCGAGCGTGAAGCTCGAGCTCGTCACCGTGCTGGCCATCATCGCCCGCGAGAACGTCGCGGTCGGCTTGGTCGACACCGGGACGTCGGTGGCCCCGGCCGCCGGCGTCGCGCCGGTGACGCTCGGCGGGGCGGGCGCGGCCATCGTCGCGAAGCTCCAGGTCACCGCGTTGGGCAGCGCCTGGCCGTCGGAGGCCTTGACCGCCGTCGTCAGCTTCGCGACGTAGGTCGTCGAGAAGTCGAGGGTGCTGGTCGGCGTCAGCGTCGCGGTCTGCGTCGCGGCGTCGTAGGCGACGCTCGCGGCCACGGCCGCGCCACCGCCGCTCGGCGTCAGCGTGAAGGTCGAGCCGGTGATCGTGCTCGCGTCCATCGCGCGGGAGAACGTCGCCGTCGGCGTGGTCGTGGCGGCGATGCCCGTCGCCGTGTCGCCCGGGTTGACCTGGGTGACGGCCGGGGGCCCGCTGGGAACCGACGGGACGACCTCGACCGCGGTGACCTCCGGCTGGTCCGCGCTGCCGTTGCTGAACGCGATCGACAGCGTGCCGCTGGTGACGGTCACGTTGGGGATCGTCTTGACCAGCGCGGTGCGCGGACCGACCTCGGAGTAGATGTCCAGGTTGGACAGGTCCGGCGCGGCGGCCGTGCCCGCGACGTCCACGTTGAACGCGCGCTTGCCCGCGCCGCCCGGCCCGCCCGTGCCCCAGTACAGCTCGGCGAAGTGCAGACGCACGTCGTACTTGCCGCTGGGCACCGGGATGTTATAGGAGAACGTGCCGGCGTGCTCGTCCTGGGCCAGCGCCGGGTCCGTGGTCCCCGAGATCGCGTCCGGGATGTGGTACGTGAAGCCGCCGCTGAACGACGAGTCCGCGAGCCAGCTGACGCCGGTGAAGGTCGTGTAGGCCAGGCCGCCCGCGTTGATGCGCTTGGACGTCACGCCGGTCAGCGGCGTGGTGGCGAAGGCCTCGGCCGACGGCGCGGACTGCTTGCCGCCGACGATCGCGGTCACGACGTAGTGATAGGTCTTGCCGGAGCTCAGGCCGTCGTCGGTGAAGCTCGTGCCGCTGGCCGCGACCATGTTCGCGCGCTGGCCGAGCGGGTAGCCGCCCTCACGCGTGTAGGTGGTGCGGTAGACGTTGTAGCCCGTGGCGCCGGCGACGGCCGCCCAGGACACGGAGGCCGCGTCGGGCCCGACCGCGGTCGCGTTGACGTTGGTCGGGACCGGGATCTCGCTCGTCGGCGTGTCGACCTGCATGCCGGTCGCCGGCGTGCCGGGCTTGACCCCCATGTCGGCCAGCACGTTGGTGGTGATCTGCTGGATGACGAGGTTCGGCTCGCCCTCGCCGAACGTGTTGGTGCTCAACCCGCGCCACCACTGGATCGTGCCGGTCGAGACGACCAGCGCCCCGCTGGCGGCGGTGTACTTGGTCATCGTCGGCGACGCGGCGCCGGGCGAGAACGACTGGCCGTTGTTCTGGACGAGGTCGCCCGTGACCGGCGAGGTGGCCAGCGTCTTGACGCCGGCCGGCTCCTGGCCGTTGGCCACGCGGCCGTCCCACTCCCAGCCCATGATGTTGGCCCCGATCGAGGCCGTCGCGCCGCTGGCCTGGCCGTCGAGGCCGGTGTAGCGGTAGAGGCGATCGGAGCCCTCGGTCGCCGACACCCTGAACGGGAAGAACAGGTTGACGCTCTGGCCGATGAACATCTGGCCGATCAGCGCGTTCTCGGGCTTGTTGGCGCCGAGTGGGTCGCGCCAGGTGCCGGTCGGGATGCCGCTCGGGTCGGCCGGGCCGGACTCGGTCGTCTTGTAGCACGTCATCGTGCGCCCGCTGACGCCCGACTGCGGCGAGGCCTCGAAGCGCACCTTCTCGTACACCGCGTTGGCGCCGCTGAAGAAGATGTCGGTCCCGGCGCTGCGGGCGGCCTCCAGCGCGCTGCGCATCCCGGCCGAGAAGTACTCGTCGTGGGGCGGCACGTAGTAGGCGCCGCCCTGACGCGCGAGCTGCGGCTGGGTCTCGAGGTCGGTGTCGGCGATGTAGGACACGTCGTCGCCCTGCTGCTCGAGCCAGGCCACGACGGGCTGCTCGGTCTCGACGAACCAGTCGTGCTGGCGGGCGCGCGGCTGCTCGTAGGGGCGGTCGAAGGAGACCTTGACCGCGCGCGCCTGGCCGGAGACGGTGTTCGCGCCGTTGGAGTTGAACGTGTACAGCGAGCGGCCGCCGAACATGTTGTAGGCCTGGAACGTGCCGTAGGAGCTGCCGTAGACGAGCGCCGGCGTGCGCGAGTCGTCGCGCACGGTGAACAGGACGTAGTTGTCCTTGGCGGTGTCGTTGCGGAGGAGCCGGACGAGGTACATGCCCGACGGCCAGTCCGTCGTCGTCGAGATCGTCGCCGACACCGACCAGTTCGCGCACTCGTACAGGCCGGTCGAGTCGTCGTTGGAGCAGCTGGGCTGCGCGGTCGAGCCGACGCCCTTCAGCGTCGTGACCAGGCGCCCGCCGAGGCCGCCGTAGGAGCCCATGCGGTAGACCTGCGCGTCGAACGTCGAGCCCGCCGTCGCGTTGACCTTCAGGTCGATCTTGGACCCGTGGTTGACGCTCTGGGCGGTCGCGTAGCCCTCGATGCCGCCGTTGGCGATGATCGCCGGCGCGGTGAGCTTCCAGCCCGCCGAGCCGGGCAGGCAGTTCTCGAGCACGACGGCGTTGCCGGTCGTGCACGCGCGGGCGCCGGGCGTGGCCGTCACGACGTTGGAGTTGCCCGACTCGATGCCGGACTGCACCGCGCGCGCGGCGTAGAAGTAGGTCGTGCCGTTCAACGCGGTCGTGTCGGTGAACGACGTCCCGGTCACGCCGGCGGCGGTCGTGACGCGGGTGGTGATCGCCGCGGCCGAGGTGCCGCGGTAGACGGTGTAGGCCGTCGCCCCTGAGCTGGGCTGCCACGACACGACGACCTTGGCGTCGGTCGGGAACGTCGAAGCGCCCGTGGGCGCGGAGGCGGCCGAGGCGGCCGCCGGGAGGAGCGCGAGCGCCAGGAACGTCAGCAGCGCTGCGAAGGTGGGACGGGTCACGAGGGCTTCCTCTGCCAGACGTCGAGCGTCTCGGCGTTCTGCCCTTGTCCGTGGACCGTCGCGACGATGCGGAAGTCGCTCCGGAGCCACGCCATCAGGCGCTGGTCGTAGGTCGTGCCGAAGGCGCCCTGGCCGTATTCGGTCAGGGGACGCCGATCGGTCACGGCGACCCGCACGTCGCCGAGGTGGTGCTCGATCGCCGCGGTCTCGTCCGCGGGCGCCGGCAGAGCGCCGGGCAGCAGCGAGATCGTGGGCAGGGGATCGGTGCGATCCGCGATCGTGTAGAGCGCCGACATCTGCGGCGCGAAGAGGACGGGCTCACCGGGGCGCGAGCGCGCGACCACCGCGTCGACGGCCGCCTGGTAGGCGGGGCCGTCGGCGGCCCCGGCGTGCAGCGCGCCGCCCGGGCCGCGGACGGTCACCGACTCGTCGCGCGCGTCGTGGGCGACGAGCACGCAGCAGACGGCGGCCAGCGCGCCGACCCAGGCCAGGCCGAGCGCGCGCGTGAGCGTGTCGCCGCGCGGCACCGCCTCGGCGTGCAGCCAGACGAGGAAGAGCGCCGCGAACGGCAGCGCGTAGGTCGCGTACTGCGCGAAGTCCGGGTTGGGCTGCGGCAGGAACGCCGCGTAGGTCTTGGCGGCGAGGACCGCGGTGAACGCGCAGACGAGCAGCGCGAGCTGGCCGCGCGCGTCCCAGGCGCGGTCGCGATGGCGCGCGCCGGCGAGCAGCGCGACGACGGCGATCGCGGCGCCGGCGGGGATCCAGGAGAAGGCGAACTCGAGCTTGGAGCGCGCGGCCTCGGGGTCGTCGAGCGCGACGACCACCAGACCGGCCACGACGAGCGCGGCGCCGGCGAGCACGAACGGGCGCAGCTTCGGGCGGCGGTGCGCGAGCGCGGCGGCGCCGAGGATGGCGGCGATCAGCACGCCGTACAAGAGGGTGTGCCCGAGCAGCTTGGCGAAGCTGCCGGCGGTCAGCGGCGCGGTGGCCTCGAGGATCTTCTTGCCGCCCGCGGCCAGCTGGGAGGACGGCGCGAGGTCGTCGCGCAGCGTGCCGGCGCCGGCGGCGGCCGCGGCCGCGCCGTAGACGACGACGGGCAGGACGGCGGCGGAGCCGATGGCGATCAGCGCGTCGCGCAGAGCGCGCGGACGGCCCGCCGCGTCGGCGCGCCACCAACGCAGGCCGAGCCACAGCGCGACGGCGCAGGCGATCGCGGCCAGGAACTCGGGCCGCGTCAGCGCGACCGCGCCGACGGCGACGCCGGTGGCGACGAGGCTGCGGCGCGTGCCGCTGCCCGCGTGGGCGTAGGCGGCCGACAGGCCGGAAAGCGCGGCGACGACCGCGACCGAGGCCGAGATCGAGTGCGGCACGACGAGCCCGACGTTGCCGGTCCCCAGCGCGGCGGGCGCGGCGAGCACGGCGGCGACGGCCGCCGCGACCGGTCCGGCCAGCGCGCGGCCGAGGTGGTAGGTCAGCGCGACGGCGGCCGCGGCGAGCGCGAGCCCCACGCCGACCGCGACGCCGACCGAGGTCCCCAGCAGCGCGAACGCGCCGCCGAGCAGGCCGACGCCGAGCGGCCCGTACAGGTACGAGAAGTCCGCGTAGGGCAGGTCGCCGTGCGCGAGCCGGTCGGCCGCGACGAAGTCGTAGCCCGTGTCGTGGCGCAGGTCGCCCCACGCCGCCCACGTCAGGGCGACGAGCGCGACGAAGACGACGGCCGCCGTGGCCGGTGCCGCGTAGCGCGCGATCCCGGCGGTCCCTGCCAGATCTCGCGGCGCCGTCTGAGGTGCTGCCGTCCCACGGACCCCGGAGCTCGTGCTCGCGGGGTTCGCGCGAAGCGCCGTGCCGGCGGGACCGGCCGCACGGACGGAGCGCGGGCTCACGCCACTCCAGCCGCTCCCGACACGCGCTCGGCGCGAAGGGTCTTGTGCCACGCGATGGTCTCGCGCAGGCCCTCTTCGAGGCCGACCGTGGCCTTGAAGCCGAGCAGCCGCTCGGCCTTGGAGGTGTCCGGGATCCGGAGGCGCACGTCCTGGTACTTGCCGCCGATCTGGTCGAGCGGGATGACGTTGGCACGCAGCGGGCCGGGGATGTCGAGGGCCGCCTGGACGGCCTCGGCGAGCTTGACGATCTCGATGGGCTCGTCGCCGCCGATGTTGATGATCTCGCCGGCGGCCTCGGGCGTGGCCAGCGCGCGCACCACGCCGTCGACCGTGTCGGTGACGTAGGTGAACGTGCGCACCTGGCGCCCGTCGCCGTGCAGCTCCATCATCTTGCCGTCGAGCAGGTTCTCGATGAACGGCGACATCGGGCCGCCCCACCACGTCGGGTGGTTGCGGATGCCGTAGGCGTTGAAGAAGCGCAGGATCGTCACCTGGAGGTCGCGCTCCTCGTAGAGGCGCAGGCCGAGGTGCTCGTCCATCAGCTTGGAGGCGGCGTAGGACCACCGGCGCGAGGTCGGCGGGCCGAGGACGATGTCGTCGTCCTCCGCGAACGGCGCCTTCGCGTTGCCGTACACGTCGGAGGTCGACGCCTGCACGACGCGCGCGCCGGTCGCCTGGG contains:
- a CDS encoding N,N-dimethylformamidase beta subunit family domain-containing protein produces the protein MTRPTFAALLTFLALALLPAAASAASAPTGASTFPTDAKVVVSWQPSSGATAYTVYRGTSAAAITTRVTTAAGVTGTSFTDTTALNGTTYFYAARAVQSGIESGNSNVVTATPGARACTTGNAVVLENCLPGSAGWKLTAPAIIANGGIEGYATAQSVNHGSKIDLKVNATAGSTFDAQVYRMGSYGGLGGRLVTTLKGVGSTAQPSCSNDDSTGLYECANWSVSATISTTTDWPSGMYLVRLLRNDTAKDNYVLFTVRDDSRTPALVYGSSYGTFQAYNMFGGRSLYTFNSNGANTVSGQARAVKVSFDRPYEQPRARQHDWFVETEQPVVAWLEQQGDDVSYIADTDLETQPQLARQGGAYYVPPHDEYFSAGMRSALEAARSAGTDIFFSGANAVYEKVRFEASPQSGVSGRTMTCYKTTESGPADPSGIPTGTWRDPLGANKPENALIGQMFIGQSVNLFFPFRVSATEGSDRLYRYTGLDGQASGATASIGANIMGWEWDGRVANGQEPAGVKTLATSPVTGDLVQNNGQSFSPGAASPTMTKYTAASGALVVSTGTIQWWRGLSTNTFGEGEPNLVIQQITTNVLADMGVKPGTPATGMQVDTPTSEIPVPTNVNATAVGPDAASVSWAAVAGATGYNVYRTTYTREGGYPLGQRANMVAASGTSFTDDGLSSGKTYHYVVTAIVGGKQSAPSAEAFATTPLTGVTSKRINAGGLAYTTFTGVSWLADSSFSGGFTYHIPDAISGTTDPALAQDEHAGTFSYNIPVPSGKYDVRLHFAELYWGTGGPGGAGKRAFNVDVAGTAAAPDLSNLDIYSEVGPRTALVKTIPNVTVTSGTLSIAFSNGSADQPEVTAVEVVPSVPSGPPAVTQVNPGDTATGIAATTTPTATFSRAMDASTITGSTFTLTPSGGGAAVAASVAYDAATQTATLTPTSTLDFSTTYVAKLTTAVKASDGQALPNAVTWSFATMAAPAPPSVTGATPAAGATDVPVSTKPTATFSRAMMASTVTSSSFTLEKSGGAVVTASVAYAPATFTATLTPSAALAYSTTYVARIKTTIKSADGVALPAEVTRTFTTSAAPPPDTTPPTVAVTSPSAGASVTGTVSLAANAADNVGVTGVQFRLDGASIGAEDTSAPYTYAWDSLSTANGPHTITAVAKDAAGNSTTAANVAITVNHPAVDQSGLVGAWGFDEASGTTATDSSTAHNNGTINGPVRTASGKFGGALTFDGTNDLVTVPDATSLHLGSAVTLEAWVYPTALNDWRTILIKERGTNALTWGLYGNTDTGRPSANASTAGSEKDTRGTAALGLNAWTHVAQTYDGATLKLFINGTLVSSRAMTGALDSSTSPLGIGGNGVWGEFFQGRLDEVRVYSRALSAAEVGTDMNLPVDHDAAPTAPTALTATASADAVALDWNAATDDNGVTGYEVYRSTTSGFTPSAANHVATVNSATAYTDTALAPGTYYYVVTATDASDNESNPSGQASATVTADTTAPTVTVTAPAAGATVSGSAVALTATATDNRSVASVQFKVDGTDVGSADTTAPYAANWSTLSATNATHSITAVAKDAAGNATSSAAVSVTVNNGTPPTVALTAPAAGATVTGATTISATAGDDRGVTQVQFKVDGTDVGAPDTSSPYSISWSSATVANGTHSITAVASDTDGNTTTSAARSVTASNSSPAPTGLVASYGFDEATGTTANDGSGKGHAGTIDGPIRAATGKFGGALSFDGVNDLVTVPDAADLDLTTGLTMEAWVDPSVLSGWRTVVLKEQSAGMVYGLYANTDTNRPSGHVSTPSETDTRGTAQMALNTWTHLAVTYDGSTLRLYVNGTLASSKAVTGAMPAGTQPLRIGGNAIWGEYFGGLIDEVRIYNRALSSVEIGSDMTRAVADS
- a CDS encoding NAD-dependent epimerase/dehydratase family protein, with protein sequence MEGNSMSLPKKVGITGAAGFIGSNLVLRLLDEGGVDIVGVDDLSAGTLRNLEGAVNDDRFTLHQFDCRDARQLHRVFEDCDAIVHLAALKIPRYGGALNTLDVNVKGTEAVFEVAQATGARVVQASTSDVYGNAKAPFAEDDDIVLGPPTSRRWSYAASKLMDEHLGLRLYEERDLQVTILRFFNAYGIRNHPTWWGGPMSPFIENLLDGKMMELHGDGRQVRTFTYVTDTVDGVVRALATPEAAGEIINIGGDEPIEIVKLAEAVQAALDIPGPLRANVIPLDQIGGKYQDVRLRIPDTSKAERLLGFKATVGLEEGLRETIAWHKTLRAERVSGAAGVA